From the Thermus brockianus genome, the window ACTCCTACCTGGACGTGCGCCTAGGGCGAAAACCGGTGGGGGCTTTCCGGGGCAAGGTGGACTTCCTGGTGGCCCTGGACGGGGAGACCCTGGCCCGCCACCTGGACGAGGTGCGGCCCGGGGGGGTGCTCCTTTACGACCCCAAGGTGCTGGACCTAACGGTCCACAAGCTCCCCATGCTGGACCACCGGGTGCAGGAGGCCCTCGCCGAGCGCTTCGGCAAGGCGGACCCGAGCCTAAAGGAAATCCTCGCCGCCTACGCCGAGGCGGGGGTCCAGCCCCTACCCTACCCTTACGAGGAGGTGGCGGACCGCATCGGGGCGGAGCTCGGCGTGCCCTCCCTGCAGGCCCGGCGCACGCTGAACACCATCGCCGTGGCGGCGAGCCTCCACCTCTTGGGCTTCCCCCTAAAGCCCCTTCTGGAGGCCCTGGCCCTGCAGTTTAGGGGCAAGGTGCTGGAGCTGAACGAGAAGGTGGCCGAGGCCGTCTACCGCGAGGAGGTGCCGAGGCTTTCCTTCCAACTGCACCTCAACGGCTACGAGCCGGGCCGGGTCTACCTCACCGGGGCCCAGGCCGCCGCCCTGGGGAAGCTAGCCGGGGGCCTCCGCTTCCAGACCTACTACCCCATCAGCCCCGCCACGGACGAAAGCGTCTACCTCGAGGCCCACACCGCCTTCCCAGGGGCGGACGTGGCCGTGGTGCAAACGGAGGACGAGATCGCCGCCGTGACCATGGCGGTGGGGGCGGCCCTCGCCGGGGCCAAGGCGGCCACGGCCACGAGCGGCCCCGGCTTCAGCCTCATGGCCGAGGGGATGGGCTTCGCCGGGATGATTGAGGCCCCCCTGGTGGTAACCCTTTACCAGCGGGGCGGGCCCTCCACGGGGCTTCCCACCCGCACGGAGCAGGGGGACCTCCTCTTCGCCATCCGGGGCGGGCACGGGGAGTACCCGAGGCTCGTCCTCGCCTCCGGGGACATCCTGGACGCCTTCCTGGACGCCCAGAAGGCCCTGGCCTGGGCCTGGCGGTACCAGACGGTGGTGGTCCACCTCCTGGACAAGTTCCTGGCCTCCATGGCGCAAAGCCTCCCCAAGGAGGCCCTGAAGGTCCTCTCCCTAAACGGGGAAAAGCGCCTAGCCCCACGGGAAGGCTTTGGCCCCTACGAGCGCTACGCGCCCGCGGAGGACGGCATCTCCCCCTTCATCCCCTTGGGAACCCCGGGGGGGGTCTACTGGATGACCTCGGACGAGCACGACCTCGAGGGGCACATCACGGAAGACCCCGTCCTCCGGGAATACCAGATGGAAAAGCGCATGCAAAAGCTCCTCACCGCAAGGCGGGAAATCCCCCTGGAGGACCAGTACACCCTCTATCGGGACGGGGACGTTCTGGTCCTGGGCTTCGGCACGGTGAAGGGGACCCTTCTGGAGGCCTTAGACCACCTTCCCGGGGTAGGCTACCTCCACCTTAGGCTCCTCTGGCCCTTCCCCGAGATCGGCCCCCTCCTGGAGGGGAAGCGGCTCGTCACCGTGGAGCACAACTACTCCGGACAACTCGCCGACCTGGTGCAGCAGGAAACCCTGAAGAAGGTCCACCACCGGGTGGTGAAGTACAACGGCCGCCCCATCACCCTGGACGAGGCGGTGGAGGCCCTTAAGGCGGTGCTTTCCGGGGAAGCCCCCGCGCGCTTGGTGTTGCGGAAGGGAGTCTAGCATGGTGGAGCTTAAGCTTCAGGACTACAAGGCGGAAAAGCAGCCCGACTGGTGCCCGGGTTGCGGGGACTTTGGCATCCTCTCGGCCCTCCAGATGGCCCTCTTTGAGCTTCGGAAGGACCCGAGCCAAACCGTGGTCTTCTCCGGCATCGGCTGCTCGGCCAAGACCCCCCACTACTTGAACGTCTACGGGGTCCACACCCTTCACGGCCGCGTCCTCCCCGTGGCCCAAGGGGCCAAGCTGGCCAACCCCCACCTCACCGTGGTGGCCGTGGGCGGGGACGGGGACGGGCTTGGCATCGGGGCCGGGCACTTCGTGGCCGCCGGCCGCAGGAACGTGGACATGCTCTACATCCTCCACGACAACGAGGTCTACGGCCTCACCAAGGGCCAGGCGGGACCCACCTTGGGCCTGGGGGAGAAGACCAAAAGCCTGCCCAAGCCCAACCCCCAAGGGCGCATCAATCCCCTTCTCCTGGCCTTCGCCTCCGGGTACACCTGGATTGCCCGGGGCTACGCCTACGACGTCAAGGGCCTGAAAGAGCTCATCAAGGAAGGCATAAACCACAAGGGCCTCGCCTTCCTCCACGTCCTCCAGCCCTGCCCCACCTACAACGACCTGCACACCAAGGAGTGGTTCGCCCCAAGGCTTTACAAGCTCCAGGAGGAGGGCTACGACCCCTTTGTCCCGGAAGGGCTTCCTCCCGAGGAGCTGGACCGGAAGATGGCCCAGTTCCAAGAGAAAGCGGCGGAGTGGGGGGAAAGGATCCCCATCGGGGTCTTCTGGAAGGCGGAGGTGCCCACCTTTGAAGAACGGCTTAAGGCCTACCTCCCCCGCTACCCCGAGGTCTACCCCGCCTTGGGGCAGCGGGAAAGCCTGGACCTAGAAGGCCTCCTAAAGGAGTTCGCCCTTTAAAGCTGCGCCCGGGCCGCCGCCCCTTGGGGGCGGCGGCCAGGGTCTTTGTAGCGGCTAGGCAGGAAGCCCCAGGCCCAGGAAGGGAGGTCCTCCCCCGCCACCATCCGGGCCAGGGCCTCCCCCGCCCCCAAGGCGGCCATAACCCCATAACCGGAAAAGGCCCCGAGGAGGTAAACCCCTTCGGCCACCGGACCCAGTAGGGGCAGGTTCTCTGGGGTGCGCACGTAGTACCCCCCGTCCACCCGGGGCCGCACCCCCAGGTAGGCCCGAAGGCCAGGAAGCATGGGGAAAAGCCCCCTAAGGGCCACCTCCCCCGCCCACGGAGGCGGGGTAGGGCCGCAAGCCCAGGGGAATTCCGTCTGAGGCCATGGGTTGTAAAGGGCGAGGAAGCCTTCCCCCTCGGGCCTACCGTGGGCTCCGGGAGGCAAAGGGCCAAGGAGGGGGGCAAAGGCCGCCTCGTCCCGCAGGAGGGCCTGTTCCTCCGGGGTGAAAATCTCCTGGCCTTCGTTCCAGATGAGAAGGGGGGTCTCCCGGGGAAGAGGCCCAAGGGGTCGGGGAACCAGGCCTTGAAGTGGGGCTCGGCCGCCACGGGGAGGGTGGGGTCCAAGGCGGCAAGGAGGGCGGGAAGCCCAGGCCCCGGGGCGAGGACCAAGGCGGCGAAAGGCCAAAGCGCCTCCTCCTCCCCCCGCCGCACCCGGGCGTAGCGGGGCCTACCCCCTTCCCGCTCCAGGCCCAAAAACGCCCCCGCTACCAGCCTACCCCCCGCCTTCCTCAGGGCCTCCAGGAGGGCCATCCCCAGGCCGTGGGCGGAAAGCCAGCCCGCCTTGCGCACGTGGAGCCCGGCCTTGCCCTTCAGGTGGGCCAGATAGGGGAAAACCTCGCCCAAGGCCCCGGGGAGGACGAGGTCCATCCCCTCTTCCGCCCCCGACGGGTAGGTGGCGGCTTTGGGGTGAACCCGCAAGGGCCCGGCGTGGGGGGCAGCCTGGGCCAGGGCGAAGAGGCTTTCCGCCTCGCCCACGTAGAGGTAGCCCCTCGGCCTAGGCCGGGCCGCTTCCCCAAAGGGGCCGAGGAGCTCGAGGCTTCGCCCGACCAAGGAGGCCAAGGCTTCCTCCCCTGGCCAGAAGACCCGGTAGCACTCCGTGGACTTGTCGCTGGTGCAGGCGAGGGGGGCCTCCCGCTCCAGGACCAAGACCGGGAAGCCCCTCTGGGCCAGGAAGTAGGCGGCGGAAAGCCCCAAGATTCCCGCCCCCACCACCAAGACGTCCCCTTCGGGCATTTGCCCTCAGGGTACTACACTAAGGCCATGGACCTCACCCATTTCAAGGATGGCAGGCCCCAGATGGTGGACGTGACGGAAAAGCCAGCGACCTTCCGCACCGCCACCGCCGAGGCCTTCGTGGAGCTTACGGAGGAAACCCTTCTGGCCCTGGAAAAGGGCGGGGTGGGCAAGGGGGACCCCTTGGTGGTGGCCCAACTCGCCGGCATCCAGGCGGCCAAGAAGACGGCGGACCTCATTCCCCTCTGCCACCCCCTTCCCCTCACCGGGGTGGAGGTGAGGGTGGACCTGGAAAGGGAGGCCAAGCGGGTGCGCATTGAGGCCACGGTGCGCACCAAGGCGGAAACCGGGGTGGAGATGGAGGCCCTCACCGCCTGTGCCGTGGCCGCCCTCACGGTTTACGATATGCTCAAGGCGGCCTCCAAGGGGCTTGTCATCAAGGAGGTGCGCCTCCTCCACAAGGCGGGGGGCAAAAGCGGGGAGTGGCGGCGGGAAGGGTAGCCTTTACCCTGGGGGTGTATTCTAGGACCATGCGCGTCGCCATCGCTTTGGACAAGGAGGAGGGCCGGGTCTACCCAGGCCCCTTCGGCCACGCTCCCCGGTACGCCATCTACGAGGTGGGGGAGGACGGGAGCCTGCGCCTCCTGGAGGTCCGGGAAAACCCCCACGCCAGGGAACACGGCGAGGAGAAGCACGCCAAGATGCGGGCCCTTCTCCAGGACGTGGCCCTCAAGGTGGGGGCCCGTTTCGGCCACGGGGGAAGCCAGGGGGCCTTCCCGGTGGCGGGGCGCCTCGAGGTGGGCCCGGTCTCCCTAGAGGAGGCCTTGGCCCTCCTCAAGGCGCGGCGAAATAGCGCCTGAGGAGCTCCCGGGCTTCCGGGGCAAGGGGGGTCTTCTCCAGGTAGACCTCCACCCCCCGGCGCACCCTCTCGGGGGGCCTACCCGCGGGCCAAGGGGAAGGCAAGCCCTCGCCTTCCCCCTCCCCCGGGGGAAGGAGACCCGCTTCCTCCCCTTGGGGCGTCGGGGGAAGGACGGGGGGACCCTGTTGGACGTCCCCCGTGCCCGAACCCACCCCTCCCCTAGGGCCCGGGGAAGCCCCGCTGGCGCCCTCCCCTTGCGAAGGGCCCACCTCTCCCGAAGTGCCGCCCTGGGAAGCGGGGGCCTCCCCTTCCCTCCGGAAGGAGCCCCCACCCTGGCCCGGGGAAGAGCCCCTCTCCGAAGCCCCATCCCTCCCCGTCTCCTCCCCCCTAGCTTGCGAGGCACCCTCTTCCCTCCCCGAAGCCCCTTGGGGCGTGGCGGGCCGCTCCAGGCGTGGGAGGGCCCACCCGCCCCCCGCCCCTTCCGCCCGCCAGGCGGCGAGGAGGAGGGCTAGCACCAGGGCCAAGAGGTAGAGGAAGAGAAGGCCAAGGGGAAAGGGCGGAAGCCTAAGGGGGGCCTTCCTTGCCTCCGCCCAAAGCCGCTCCTCCCCGTAGGCGAGGGCGGTGGGGTAGGCGAGGCTCACCCGGCTGATCTCCCAAAGAGCCCTCCCCTCCCACAGGCGGGTGGGAAGGAGGAGGCCCAAGGGGGAAAGGAGGGCGAAAAGGGGGTGGGAAAGGCCCAAGAGGGCGAGGGCCAGGGCCAAAAGGAGGCGGTAGCGCCAGGCGAGGCGGCTGGCGTAGGCGCGGTGGAAACTGGGGCCCACAAGGGGATTATGGCGCAAAAAGGGCCAGGGCGTTCACCACGGGCCTGGGGCTCCCTTGGTAAGGGCTTCGCAACACCCCCTTCACCCAAAGCTGGGCCGAGCCGCCCCCGTCCATCCGGAGGGCGTTCCAGGCCCCCCGGGCGAGGAGGGCCCGGGCCAGGACCCCGGGGGTGGTGGGCTCGGAAACGAGGAGCCATAGCCGCCCCTCCCTCGTCCAGGCCACCGCCGCCTGGGGGCCACGGCCTGGAGGGGCCTTGGATCCTTGAAGTTCTCCTTGGCCGGGTCAAAGGCGTACTGGCCCTCCCAGAGGAGCAGGGGCCCCCCTTCCAGGGCGTAGCGGAAGGGGGGTCTAGCCGCCCGTAGAGGCTTAGGCGTTCCCCCACCGCCAAGGGGAAGGGCGGGGCCCCCTTGGGGAAAGCGAGGGCCCAGGCCCCGGCGGGAAGCTCCGCCGGGGCGGGGAAGAGGGCCTCCACCCGGTCCCCCCGCACCAGGGCCACCTCCTCCCCCTCCCGCCCCACGGGGCCCGGCACGGTGTGGGCGGTGTAGCGGGCCCGGGAGGCGTTCACCCCCACCCGCACCCTTTCCCCCCTGGGCCCCGCCACCACCGCTTCAAAGCGGGGCAGGCCCAGGAAGAAGGTAAATCCATCCCAAAACAGGGCGGCGCGGCCGAAGGGGTAGGAGACCGTGACCCCGTCCTGGACCCAAAGCCCGATGGGGGTGCCGGTCTTGGGGTCAAAGTAGCCCCCGTTGAGGACGGCCAAGGCCCCTGGGGCCAGGTCCTTGGGCAAAGCCCGCTTCCCCGGGGTGCCCACGGGCAGAAGCCTCCCCCTTTCCGCCTCCACCAGGTAGAGCCTTAGGGGCTCCGGGGCGAAAGCCCAGACCTCGCGGTAGCGCACCCCTGGGGCCAGAACCTCCTCCACCTCCGGGGCCAGGGGGTAGAGGTCCAGGACGAGGCGGGGAGGGTCATTCAAAGGAAATAGCCGGTAGCGGAGGAGCTTCCCGGGGGCGGAAAGCGTTAGCTCGGTACCCTGGGGAAGAAGCCGCACCGAGGCCGAAACCCCCTTGGGCCAGGGGGCCTCGAGGGCCTTCGGCGCCAGGTAGGGTAACCGGAGGCGCAGGCCCTCCCGCGCCATGCCCTCCTGAGGGGGCATGGCGGCAGGGCCGGGAAGGTCCAGGACAAGGCGGAAGGCCCGCCCCTGGCTCCCAAAGCGGGCCGAGGCCTCAGGTACCTGGAAGTAGCCCAAATCCCTCAGTACCCCCAAGGGGAGCCGCTCCCTTTCCGGGGCCGGCCAGTCCCCCAAAGGCTCCGCCCACCCCACCCCGGGCACGTACACGAGCCGGACGCCCTCTCCCTCGTACACCCAGGCCCCCCCTTCCTCCCGGAAGGCGAGGCCAAAGACCCCTGCGGGGAAGCCCTGCCCTAGGGCGAGGCCGAGGAGGAGGAGAAGGGCAAGAAGCCTCATCCCCCCATGAAAGCAAAGCCTCGTGAGAAAGGCCTTAGCCCTTCACCACGATGAGGGGCCGGAGGCGGGCCACCTTCTTGCCAATCCCCGCCCCCTCCACCGCCTCCACCACCAGGGACACGTCCTTGTAGGCCTCGGGCATCTCCTCGTCCACCGTGGCCCGGGTGGCAGCCCTGACCAGGATGCCCCTTTCCGCAAGCTCCTTGACCAGGTTCCGCTCCCTGGCCACCCGCTTCGCCTGGTGCCGGCTCATTTTCCGCCCCGCCCCGTGGCAACTGGAGCCGAAGGAAACCTCCATGGCCCTAGCCGTACCCGCCAGAACGTAGGAGTAGCGGCCCATATCCCCCGGCACCAGGACGGGCTGGCCCACCTTCCGGTACTCCGGGGGGATCTCCAGGTGGCCAGGCCCAAAGGCCCGGGTGGCCCCCTTGCGGTGGACCAGGACCCGGCGCCCCCTGTGCTCCTCAAACTTGGCGTTGTTGTGGGCGAGGTCGTAGAGGACCCGGAGGCCGTGGTCCCGAGGGGCGTAGCCCACCGCCTCAAAGGCCTCCCGCACGAAGTGGGCGATGAGCTGGCGGTTGGCGAAGGCGAAGTTGGCAGCAGCGGCCATGGCCTGGAGGTAGTCTTCCCCCTCGGGGCTTCGTATGGGGGCAGCGGCGAGCTGCTTGTCCACGAGCTCAATCCCGTACCGAGGGGCTACCTTGAGGAAGCGCTCCACGTAGTCCTGGCAGACCTGGTGGCCTAGGCCCCGGCTTCCCGTGTGGATGAGGACGGTGATCTGGCCCCTAAAAAGCCCGTAGGCCTCGGCGGCCTCGAGGTCGTACACCTCGTCCACGTACTGCACCTCCAAGAAGTGGTTGCCGCTTCCCAAGGTGCCGATCTGGGGGGTTCCCCGCTCAAAGGCCCTTTCCGAGACCTTGTCGGGGTTGGCCCAAGGGAGGCGGCCTTCGGACTCAATGAAGCGCACGTCCTCCGGGTAACCGAAGCCCCGCTTTACCAGCCACCCCGCCCCCTCCTTAAGGATCTCCTTGAGCTCCCGCTTGCTAAAGCGCACGTCCCGCCTTTCGCTCCCCACCCCGGAGGGCACCAGGCGGTAGAGGGCGTCGGCGAGCTCCCGCTGGCGGGGGAGGAGGTCTTCCAAGGTGAGGTGGGAGGTCAAAAGGCGGACCCCGCAGTTGGAAACCACGAACCCTTCTGCCACAAAGTTGTGGTCTGGATGGGCCATGGAAAGGTCGTAAACCCTACCCCCATAGGGCACCCGTTCCACGGCCACCACCCGGTCAAAGAGCATGCCCTCGCAAGCCGCCACGAACTCGGGAAAGGTGGGAAAGCCTTGGGGACGGAAGGAACGGCGCTCCTCGTAAAGGGTGCGCTCCACAAAGCGGCGTGAGACCCCAAGCCCCTGGGCGATGGCCTTCACCGAATAGCCCGCCTTCCGGAGCGCCCAAGCCTTCTTGGCCAGGGCCTCCCGCTCGGCCAGGTGCGCCTCCTTCTTCCGAAGGTAAAAGGCGGCCAGAAGGGCCAGCCGGGCCTTGGTGGGGGCGTAGGCGTAGCCTATTTCCTCGTAAAGCCGGGCCAGGTTTTCCGGGGTGGATCGGAGGATGAGCTTGAAGCGGTGGGAAGGGTCCTCCGGCTCCTCCCAATCCGCCTCTTCCCGCAGGTCCTGCACCTCTAATCCCACGGAGGCCAGCAACCGGGCGAGGTCCTGCATAAAAGCACGTCCCTCTTCCAAGGCGCTTCTGCGCTTGGACTGGGAAAGGACTGGGGGCAGGAGGTTGTAGCCGTGGCCACTCACGGCCCTGGGCGCAGAGAGTTCCGCCCCGAAAAGCCCCGCTAGAAAGTTGGCCTTAAGCCAAGGGGGAAGGGCAAAAAGCCAAGGCGGGAGCCTAAATCCCTGCTTGGCCCTGGCCCCCTCGGGAAGCCCGAGGGCGCGGAGAAGGAGAAAGAGGGCGCGGGAGGATATCTTCAGGCTAGCCTCCTCCGCGGAAAAGGCCCGGCCCCGGAAGCTGTGGCGGCGCCAGCGCAGATAAGGGCCCCCCGCCCGGAAGCCTAGACGCTCCAGATCGGCCTTGGCCTCCAGGAGGCCTTCCCTTGCCCCGTAGAGCACGAGGTAGGCCTTTCCCCCAGAGCGGTACAGGGTCCCATCCCCCAGGGAGTACCCCATCAAGCGCAAAAGGGCTGGCAGGTGGGGATGGTCTGCCCTAAGAGGGAGAAGCCCCCGCGCCCGGAGCTCCAAGGGGGCCCGGGGAAAGCCCAGCTCCTTAGCCCAAGCCTCCGCCGCCTCCTCCCCCACAAGGGTCAGGGGAGGAGGCGGTTCGTAAGGGAGCCCCCGGAAAGGGTGAACCGCCACTTGGTCGCCCGGCCGCAGTTCGCCCAGGGGGCGCATTCCTGCAGGGGTATAGACCGGGTGGTCGGGGGTGGCCTCGAGGACAAAACCCCCTTCGGTGCGGAGGCGCACCAACTCCTCCCCTTCCCGGGAAAGGAGGAAAAGGGCGCGCGCCGCCTCGGGGCGCTCCCCTAAGCGCCAGGCCACCAAGAGGGGATCTCGCTCTTGGGCGAGCTCCTCAATGGGCCGCGTGTAGCGGTCGTGGGCTAGGACACGGGTTCCCGGGGGCAAGCAGTTGATGTCAAACCCCACCCCCCCGGGCTCACCACCCCGCCCACCTCGGGGTCAAAGGCCGCCACCCCCCCGATGGGAAAGCCGTAGCCCCAGTGGATATCCGGCATGGCCAGGGCCGGCTCCACGATGCCGGGCAGGGTGGCCACGTTCATCAGCTGCTGCAAGGAAGCGTAGTTCTCCGTTTCCAGGTCCCTTAGGATCTCCTCGGAAGCGAAGAAGATAGCGTCCACCCGCATCTTCCCCTGCCGGGGGATGCGGTAGGTGTAGGGGGCGATCTTTTCAAAGCGCATGGCGCCCTCCCAAAACAAAACCGCCGGGCTTTGGGGCCCGGGCTTATTCTCAAGCTACGCCGATATGCGGTATGCGTCAAGGTTATGCGGGCCATGACCCTTGCAGTCCTCACCGCGCCTGGGTGTCCGGCGTGCTAACGGGGTGCAAGGAGCACCAAAGCCCTTGGCCCGAGGAAGCCCTGGGGGTACTTGACACGTTCTAGGGGTCCTGGTAGTCTTTTCTTTGCGCTGCCTGGTAGGCGGCGGGGGATCTTGAAAGCTGGGGTGGATGGTTGAGGATGTGAGGCCATGCGGGAGCGTGGCCTTTGAGGGTCAAGATGCTAAGGGCCCACGGTGGATGCCTTGGCACCCGAGCCGATGAAGGACGTGGCTACCTGCGATAAGCCAGGGGGAGCCGGTAGCGGGCGTGGATCCCTGGATGTCCGAATGGGGGAACCCGGCCCGTGGGAACACGGGTCACCGCCGTTTGGCGGGGGGAACCTGGGGAACTGAAACATCTCAGTACCCAGAGGAGAGGAAAGCGAAAGCGACTCCCTGAGTAGCGGCGAGCGAAAGGGGACTAGCCTAAACCGTCTGGCTTGTCCGGGCGGGGTAGTGGGGCCCTCGGATACCGAATCCCTAGCCTAGCCGAAGCTGTTGGGAAGCAGCGCCAGAGAAGGTGAAAGCCCTGTAGGCGAAAGGTGAGGGGATAGGTGAGGGTACCCGAGTACCCTGTGGTTCGTGGAGCCATGGGGGAATCTGGGCGGACCACCGCCTAAGGCTAAGTACTCCGGGTGACCGATAGTGGACCAGTACCGTGAGGGAAAGGTGAAAAGAACCCCGGGAGGGGAGTGAAATAGAGCCTGAAACCGTGGGCTTACAAGCAGTCGCGGCCCGTTGAGGGTTGCGGCGTGCCTATTGAAGCATGAGCCGGCGACTCACGGTCGTGGGCGAGCTTAAGCCGTTGAGGCGGAGGCGTAGGGAAACCGAGTCCGAACAGGGCGTTTAGTCCGCGGCCGTGGACCCGAAACCGGGTGAGCTAGCCCTGGCCAGGGTGAAGCTGGGGTGAAACCCAGTGGAGGCCCGAACCGGTGGGGGATGCAAACCCCTCGGATGAGCTGGGGTTAGGAGTGAAAAGCTAACCGAACCCGGAGATAGCTGGTTCTCCCCGAAATGACTTTAGGGTCAGCCTCAGGTGCTGACTGGGGCCTGTAGAGCACTGATAGGGCTAGGGGGCCTACCAGCCTACCAAACCCTGTCAAACTCCGAAGGGTCCCAGGTGGAGCCTGGGAGTGAGGGCACGAGCGATAACGTCCGTGTCCAAGCGCGGGAACAACCGAGACCGCCAGCTAAGGTCCCGAAGTCTGGGCTAAGTGGGAAAGGATGTGGCGTCGCGAAGACAGCCAGGAGGTTGGCTTAGAAGCAGCCATCCTTTAAAGAGTGCGTAATAGCTCACTGGTCGAGTGACGCTGCGCCGAAAATGATCGGGGCTTAAGCCCAGCGCCGAAGCTGCGGGTCTAGGGTGTATGCCCTAGGCGGTAGGGGAGCGTTCCCGATGCCGATGAAGGCCGACCCGCGAGGGCGGCTGGAGGTAAGGGAAGTGCGAATGCCGGCATGAGTAACGATAAACAGGGTGAGAATCCCTGTCGCCGTAAGCCCAAGGGTTCCTACGCAATGGTCGTCAGCGTAGGGTTAGGCGGGACCTAAGGTGAGGCCGAGAGGCGTAGCCGAAGGGCAGCCGGTTAATATTCCGGCCCTTCCCGTGGGTGCGATGGGGGGACGCTCTAGGCTAGGGGGACCGGAGCCATGGACGAGCCCGGCCAGAAGCGCAGGGTGGGAGGTAGGCAAATCCGCCTCCCAAGAGCTCTGCGTGGTGGGGAAGCCCGTGAGGGTGACAACCCTCCGAAGCCAGGGAGCCGAGAAAAGCCTCTAAGCACAACCCACGGGAACCCGTACCGCAAACCGACACAGGTGGGCGGGTGCGAGAGCACTAAGGCGCGCGGGAGAACCCTCGCCAAGGAACTCTGCAAGTTAGCCCCGTAACTTCGGGAGAAGGGGTGCTCCCCGCGAGGGGAGCCGCAGTGAATAGGCTCTGGCGACTGTTTACCAAAAACACAGCTCTCTGCGAACTCGTAAGAGGAGGTATAGGGAGCGACGCTTGCCCGGTGCCGGAAGGTCAAGGGGAGGGGTGCAAGCCCTGAACCGAAGCCCCGGTGAACGGCGGCCGTAACTATAACGGTCCTAAGGTAGCGAAATTCCTTGTCGGGTAAGTTCCGACCTGCACGAAAAGCGTAACGACCGGAGCGCTGTCTCGGCGAGGGACCCGGTGAAATTGAACTGGCCGTGAAGATGCGGCCTACCCGTGGCAGGACGAAAAGACCCCGTGGAGCTTTACTGCAGCCTGGTGTTGGCTCTTGGTCGCGCCTGCGTAGGATAGGTGGGAGCCTGTGAAGCCGCCCTTTCGGGGGCGGTGGAGGCGCCGGTGAAATACCACCCTGGTGCGGCTGGGGGCCTAACCCACGGGAGTGGGGACAGCGCTTGGCGGGCAGTTTGACTGGGGCGGTCGCCTCCTAAAGGGTAACGGAGGCGCCCAAAGGTTCCCTCAGGCGGGACGGAAATCCGCCGGAGAGCGCAAGGGTAGAAGGGAGCCTGACTGTGAGGCCTGCAAGCCGAGCAGGGGCGAAAGCCGGGCCTAGTGAACCGGTGGTCCCGTGTGGAAGGGCCATCGATCAACGGATAAAAGTTACCCCGGGGATAACAGGCTGATCTCCCCCGAGCGTCCACAGCGGCGGGGAGGTTTGGCACCTCGATGTCGGCTCGTCGCATCCTGGGGCTGAAGAAGGTCCCAAGGGTTGGGCTGTTCGCCCATTAAAGCGGCACGCGAGCTGGGTTCAGAACGTCGTGAGACAGTTCGGTCTCTATCCGCCACGGGCGCAGGAGGCTTGAGGGGGGCTCTTCCTAGTACGAGAGGACCGGAAGGGACGCACCTCTGGTTTTCCAGCTGTCCCTCCAGGGGCATAAGCTGGGTAGCCATGTGCGGGAGGGATAACCGCTGAAAGCATCTAAGCGGGAAACCCGCCCCAAGATGAGGCCTCCCACGGTGTGAAGCCGGTAAGGACCCGGGAAGACTACCCGGTGGATGGGCCGGAGGTGTAAGCGCCGTGAGGCGTTGAGCTGACCGGTCCCAATCGTCCGAGGTCTTGACCCTCTTTGCCCTGATGAGTCCACCCCAGCTTTCCTCCCCCGTCGCCAAGGCGGGCGCAGGGATTTTGAAAAGCAAAACACGAGAATCCCCCGTGCCCATAGCGGCGTGGAACCACCCGTTCCCATTCCGAACACGGAAGTGAAACGCGCCAGCGCCGATGGTACTGGGACCGCAGGGTCCTGGGAGAGTAGGTCGGTGCGGGGGATTTTCCCTTTGCGGGAGTAGCTCAGTCGGTAGAGCACGACCTTGCCAAGGTCGGGGTCGCGGGTTCAAGTCCCGTCTCCCGCTCCAACCCTAACCCCCGGGTCATCTAGCCCGGGGGTTTGTCTTTTTAGGCACCTTGTGGGCTTGGGGTTGGGGTAGTATAGTCCCCCAAAGGGGGCAGAATGAAGCTACTGGATAACTACGGCCGCCTTCTCAAGGACCTGCGCATCTCCGTCACCCCCCGGTGCAACCTGCA encodes:
- a CDS encoding 2-oxoacid:acceptor oxidoreductase subunit alpha, with protein sequence MEEFTWRVGGPQGGGIETAATLFARAVAKGGWWVATKREYHSNIMGRHSYLDVRLGRKPVGAFRGKVDFLVALDGETLARHLDEVRPGGVLLYDPKVLDLTVHKLPMLDHRVQEALAERFGKADPSLKEILAAYAEAGVQPLPYPYEEVADRIGAELGVPSLQARRTLNTIAVAASLHLLGFPLKPLLEALALQFRGKVLELNEKVAEAVYREEVPRLSFQLHLNGYEPGRVYLTGAQAAALGKLAGGLRFQTYYPISPATDESVYLEAHTAFPGADVAVVQTEDEIAAVTMAVGAALAGAKAATATSGPGFSLMAEGMGFAGMIEAPLVVTLYQRGGPSTGLPTRTEQGDLLFAIRGGHGEYPRLVLASGDILDAFLDAQKALAWAWRYQTVVVHLLDKFLASMAQSLPKEALKVLSLNGEKRLAPREGFGPYERYAPAEDGISPFIPLGTPGGVYWMTSDEHDLEGHITEDPVLREYQMEKRMQKLLTARREIPLEDQYTLYRDGDVLVLGFGTVKGTLLEALDHLPGVGYLHLRLLWPFPEIGPLLEGKRLVTVEHNYSGQLADLVQQETLKKVHHRVVKYNGRPITLDEAVEALKAVLSGEAPARLVLRKGV
- a CDS encoding 2-oxoacid:ferredoxin oxidoreductase subunit beta; this encodes MVELKLQDYKAEKQPDWCPGCGDFGILSALQMALFELRKDPSQTVVFSGIGCSAKTPHYLNVYGVHTLHGRVLPVAQGAKLANPHLTVVAVGGDGDGLGIGAGHFVAAGRRNVDMLYILHDNEVYGLTKGQAGPTLGLGEKTKSLPKPNPQGRINPLLLAFASGYTWIARGYAYDVKGLKELIKEGINHKGLAFLHVLQPCPTYNDLHTKEWFAPRLYKLQEEGYDPFVPEGLPPEELDRKMAQFQEKAAEWGERIPIGVFWKAEVPTFEERLKAYLPRYPEVYPALGQRESLDLEGLLKEFAL
- a CDS encoding FAD-dependent oxidoreductase, which produces MAFRRLGPRPGAWASRPPCRLGPHPPRGGRAPLQGLVPRPLGPLPRETPLLIWNEGQEIFTPEEQALLRDEAAFAPLLGPLPPGAHGRPEGEGFLALYNPWPQTEFPWACGPTPPPWAGEVALRGLFPMLPGLRAYLGVRPRVDGGYYVRTPENLPLLGPVAEGVYLLGAFSGYGVMAALGAGEALARMVAGEDLPSWAWGFLPSRYKDPGRRPQGAAARAQL
- the moaC gene encoding cyclic pyranopterin monophosphate synthase MoaC produces the protein MDLTHFKDGRPQMVDVTEKPATFRTATAEAFVELTEETLLALEKGGVGKGDPLVVAQLAGIQAAKKTADLIPLCHPLPLTGVEVRVDLEREAKRVRIEATVRTKAETGVEMEALTACAVAALTVYDMLKAASKGLVIKEVRLLHKAGGKSGEWRREG
- a CDS encoding NifB/NifX family molybdenum-iron cluster-binding protein, encoding MRVAIALDKEEGRVYPGPFGHAPRYAIYEVGEDGSLRLLEVRENPHAREHGEEKHAKMRALLQDVALKVGARFGHGGSQGAFPVAGRLEVGPVSLEEALALLKARRNSA